The following nucleotide sequence is from Pirellulales bacterium.
GCGAATCGGCGCGCCCGGTAATCGAAGCGGCCCTGCAGTCGCTCGGCATCGAAACCCGATTGGGCATCGAAGTAGCGGCTGCCGATGCTCGCGGCATCGTCCTACGCAGCGGCGATCGAATTGAAGCCGCCACCATCGTTTGGTGCGCCGGTATGCAAGCCAATCGGTTGACAGCATGCTTTCCCGTCGAACGCGATCGCTTCGGACGCCTGCCGGTCGATGAATATATGCAAGTCTGCGGCGTGCCCAATGTGCTGGCGGCCGGCGATTCAGCGTGGTCGATGATGGACGATAAGCACAAGTCGGTGATGTCTTGCCAGCATAGCCGGCCCATGGGGAGATTTGCAGGACACAACGTCGTTTGCAGCTTATTCGGTCTTCCGCTGCTTCCGCTACGAATTGATTGGTACGTGACGGTGCTCGATCTGGGATCCTGGGGAGCCGTCTACACCGAAGGCTGGGACCGGCAAGTGATCGCCAAGGGAATGGCTGCTAAAAAGGCGAAACGAGCGATCAACTGCGAGCGTATCTATCCACCGCTCAACCGCGACCGCAGGGCAATTCTTGCCGCGGCAGCGCCGATCGTTCAAACGCCGCCGCTGGTTCAAACAAAATGAACTTATTGCAATCAGGACTCGGCATTTCAAGTAAGGCAGCGATGCTAGCGAGTCATTCCAATAGCCGCGACTATACTCGCACCTGCTTCCAGCCGCCGTGGTAAAACCGAAAGCTCACCAGGCAGCAGCGCACGATGATGTCCGCAACTGCCGCCGTCCAGGCACCGAGCAGGCCGAGATTCCAGCCGGCGATTACGATGCCGGTGTGGCCAAGTGGAACTTCTGGCCAGGCAAGCCAATACGCCAGCGGAATTCGCACGCAGATGAAGCCGACGAATGTGAACAGCAGCGGCCAGCGTGTATCGCCTGCCCCGCGCAGCGCCCCGCTCAGCACCATCGTGAGCGCAAGAAACGGTTGGCCGATTGCGGCAATGCGTAACGCCGACGCGGCCAGCACGGCGATGTCGCGCTGCTGATCGTTGACAAAAAATGCGGTGATCGGCTCGGATAATAGCAGAAACGCGCCCCCCATCACCGTCATCACGCCGCCGCCAACCCGGCAGGCCATCGACACGCTGCGGCCGGCGCGCTGTGGATCGCGCGCCCCAAGAAATTGCCCTGCCAGCGTGCTCGCCGCCACTTGAAACGCGACTCCCGGCAAATAGCTGAACGACTCTGCGGTGTTCGTAATGCCGTGTGCCGCGGCAGCCATGTCTCCCACTCGGTTAATGATCCGCAGGTACCACAAGTGACAGGCAACGATCGCGGCAAAATCGGCCCCGCCGGGCAAACCCACTCGCAACAATCGCCGAAGCAGATCGCTATCAGGCCGCAGTAGCCGCCAATCGAGGCCAATCCCGCGGCGGTTGCGCGCCATCCGGACGAGCACGATCGCCGCTCCAGCGTAATATCCCGTCGCGGTGCCGATCGCCAATCCTTCCCAGCCAAATTTTGGAATCGGACCCACACCGATGCACAGCGCCGAACTCAGCGCCATATTGACGCCGTTCATCGCGATCATCGCCATCAGACCGGAAATCGTGTCGCCCGATCCACGCAAACAGGCAATGCCCACTTGTTCGACCATGATCGCCGGCATGGCGATCAAGATAATGGCTAAATAGCGCTCCGTGAACTCGACGGCATCGGCTTCCAGCCCCGTCATCAGAATTAGTTCATGCCCAATGACGACCGCAACACCTACGATCGCAAGCACAAACATCGCACCAAGCATGAGCGACTGATGAACCGCCCGCCGCGCCAGCGTCCAATCACCGCCGCCGACGAATCGCGCCACCAGCGCCGTAGCTCCTATGCTGACCGTCGCGAACAAACACGTAAACAGCCACAGCACATAGGCCGACTGGTTGATTGCTGCAAGATATGCCTTGCCTTCCAGGAAATGTCCCGTTAGGAAGCGGTCGGTCAGGCCCACCAGCGCATTGAGCATCTGCTCGGCCAGCACAGGTAGGGCCAACGACAGCATCGGCCGCAACGTGCCCGGCATCTCCGTCAGTGGCCTGTTGGCGGCGAGTGTCACGTTGCGGTGGGGAGCTATTCTTGATTGAGATGTTCCGTAACAAACCGCGCTCGCTAGCAACGGAGTCGCGTCAG
It contains:
- a CDS encoding MATE family efflux transporter; this encodes MTLAANRPLTEMPGTLRPMLSLALPVLAEQMLNALVGLTDRFLTGHFLEGKAYLAAINQSAYVLWLFTCLFATVSIGATALVARFVGGGDWTLARRAVHQSLMLGAMFVLAIVGVAVVIGHELILMTGLEADAVEFTERYLAIILIAMPAIMVEQVGIACLRGSGDTISGLMAMIAMNGVNMALSSALCIGVGPIPKFGWEGLAIGTATGYYAGAAIVLVRMARNRRGIGLDWRLLRPDSDLLRRLLRVGLPGGADFAAIVACHLWYLRIINRVGDMAAAAHGITNTAESFSYLPGVAFQVAASTLAGQFLGARDPQRAGRSVSMACRVGGGVMTVMGGAFLLLSEPITAFFVNDQQRDIAVLAASALRIAAIGQPFLALTMVLSGALRGAGDTRWPLLFTFVGFICVRIPLAYWLAWPEVPLGHTGIVIAGWNLGLLGAWTAAVADIIVRCCLVSFRFYHGGWKQVRV
- a CDS encoding FAD-dependent oxidoreductase codes for the protein MSTHQIVVLGGGFAGLWSAVGAARQLDELGYSAKQAEISLVNRDAFHNIRVRNYEADLAHVRVPLDDVLEPIGVRRVEAEVDGIDFASQIVRLKSATGSTAIAYDRLVFALGSQLARPNLPGLSQFAFDIDTYGAAARLNDHLNALPKLPNSPGRFTTVIVGAGLTGIEAATELAAKLRSVLDRSNLSQPPRVILADHKPHVGSDMGESARPVIEAALQSLGIETRLGIEVAAADARGIVLRSGDRIEAATIVWCAGMQANRLTACFPVERDRFGRLPVDEYMQVCGVPNVLAAGDSAWSMMDDKHKSVMSCQHSRPMGRFAGHNVVCSLFGLPLLPLRIDWYVTVLDLGSWGAVYTEGWDRQVIAKGMAAKKAKRAINCERIYPPLNRDRRAILAAAAPIVQTPPLVQTK